Proteins encoded by one window of Chthonomonadales bacterium:
- a CDS encoding sulfatase-like hydrolase/transferase: protein MPRPPNIVICQADQLRAFEVGCYGHPVVRTPNIDRLAAGGTRFETAITSFPVCMAARSALLSGQYARRCTNGVANFAHVSEGHVDMPEYPAHGRPHLPDPTLPEILAEHGYHNAAIGKWHIHTWPHDVGFHEYLIPRVHHCHTGQSYTRNGGPEFVPPGYSVDFEAAEVERFLADRRGAAEPFFLYYNISPPHCPLADAPERVRAMYDPAAMVLRPNADPDGPLPNGEYHLRVYRWDFRFYNHHLPHTETLPAGYGLRELYAEYAGMTTWADECVGRMLDALHSAGLEEQTVVLLTSDHGDNLGSHGRVQKDTLDEESIRVPLVVRCAGRPARAPRVASGHVASTIDVMPTLLELAGLEPPAHVHGSSLAPILRGEREALERPHAFVETGGDGVGVRTPTHLYGLPRTNRRDLAERPHRFHDLRADPYQLRNLARGGEQDETARALDALVRAWDARTPWMHRDEGGSPGTVR, encoded by the coding sequence ATGCCACGCCCGCCCAACATCGTGATCTGCCAGGCCGACCAGCTTCGCGCCTTTGAGGTGGGGTGCTACGGGCACCCCGTCGTGCGCACCCCGAACATCGACCGCCTGGCGGCCGGGGGGACCCGCTTCGAGACGGCGATCACGAGCTTCCCCGTCTGCATGGCGGCGCGCTCGGCGCTCCTCTCGGGACAGTACGCGCGCCGGTGCACGAACGGCGTCGCCAACTTCGCCCACGTGTCCGAAGGGCACGTCGACATGCCCGAGTACCCGGCGCATGGCCGGCCACACCTGCCGGACCCGACGCTGCCGGAGATCCTGGCGGAACACGGCTACCACAACGCCGCGATCGGCAAGTGGCACATCCACACCTGGCCGCACGACGTGGGCTTTCACGAGTACCTGATCCCGCGCGTCCACCACTGCCACACCGGCCAGAGCTACACACGCAACGGGGGACCGGAGTTCGTGCCGCCGGGCTACAGCGTCGACTTCGAGGCCGCCGAGGTGGAGCGGTTCCTTGCCGACCGGCGCGGCGCGGCGGAGCCGTTCTTCCTCTACTACAACATCTCGCCGCCCCACTGCCCGCTGGCCGACGCCCCCGAGCGCGTGCGCGCCATGTACGATCCCGCCGCGATGGTGCTGCGCCCCAACGCCGACCCGGACGGGCCGCTGCCCAACGGCGAGTACCACCTGCGCGTCTACCGGTGGGACTTCCGCTTCTACAACCACCACCTGCCACACACCGAGACGCTGCCCGCCGGCTACGGGCTCCGCGAGCTGTACGCGGAGTACGCCGGGATGACGACGTGGGCCGACGAGTGCGTGGGCCGCATGCTCGATGCCCTGCACTCCGCCGGCCTGGAGGAGCAGACCGTGGTCCTCCTCACCTCCGACCACGGCGACAACCTGGGAAGCCACGGGCGAGTGCAGAAGGACACGCTCGACGAGGAGAGCATCCGCGTGCCGCTCGTGGTCCGGTGCGCGGGGCGGCCGGCGCGCGCGCCGCGCGTGGCGAGCGGGCACGTGGCCTCCACGATCGACGTGATGCCGACGCTGCTGGAGCTCGCCGGCCTCGAGCCGCCCGCCCACGTTCACGGCAGCAGTCTCGCGCCCATCCTGCGCGGCGAGCGCGAGGCGCTCGAGCGGCCGCACGCCTTCGTGGAGACTGGCGGCGATGGCGTGGGGGTGCGTACCCCGACGCATCTATACGGGCTGCCCCGGACGAACAGACGCGACCTCGCCGAGCGCCCACATCGCTTCCACGACCTGCGCGCCGACCCCTACCAGTTGCGGAACCTCGCCCGCGGCGGCGAGCAGGATGAAACGGCGCGCGCCCTCGACGCCCTGGTGCGCGCCTGGGACGCGCGGACGCCCTGGATGCACCGAGACGAGGGCGGCTCGCCGGGCACCGTTCGGTGA
- a CDS encoding LacI family DNA-binding transcriptional regulator, giving the protein MPGSMPARDPRTTLTQVAERAGVSLTTASLVLGGKADQHRISSDTLQRVLRAAEELDYAPNLLVKSLRHGHTNILAFLSAFRHRHASDLYMDRLSTSIEMAVGRHGYNVLVYCNHALGAEETYRFLNGGHTDGLLFFAPLPDDPLLPYVRQSRQTTVLINARDDAGVLPCARDDVESGMCQVAHALLSLGHRRIVALGEEGRAFRDSAERIALLERHLCEAAPVGLEFATASLRGSAESLLRDLMGGARPPTALFCWRDRMAYWFLEACESLGIDVPGRLSIVGYDGLHWPAATRHVAASVRVDLDALAEAAVGLLDGLIHRRHGAPDEARVPVVLSPGTTLGPASGP; this is encoded by the coding sequence ATGCCAGGATCCATGCCGGCCCGCGACCCGCGAACGACGCTGACGCAGGTCGCCGAGCGCGCCGGCGTCTCGCTGACGACCGCATCGCTCGTGCTCGGAGGCAAGGCGGACCAGCACCGCATCTCCTCCGACACGCTGCAGCGCGTCCTGCGCGCGGCCGAAGAGCTCGACTACGCGCCGAACCTGCTCGTGAAGTCGCTGCGGCACGGCCACACGAACATCCTGGCTTTTCTCAGCGCGTTTCGGCACCGCCACGCGAGCGATCTCTACATGGATCGCCTCTCGACGTCGATCGAGATGGCGGTGGGACGCCACGGCTACAACGTCCTCGTCTACTGCAACCACGCCCTTGGGGCCGAGGAGACCTACCGCTTCCTCAACGGAGGCCACACGGATGGCCTGTTGTTTTTCGCCCCGCTCCCCGACGACCCCCTGCTGCCGTATGTGCGCCAGTCGCGTCAGACAACCGTGCTCATCAACGCGCGCGACGATGCCGGAGTGCTCCCGTGCGCACGCGACGACGTCGAGAGCGGCATGTGCCAGGTCGCGCATGCGCTGCTCTCGCTCGGGCACCGGCGGATCGTCGCGCTCGGCGAGGAAGGCCGCGCCTTCCGCGACTCCGCGGAGCGAATCGCGCTCCTGGAGCGCCATCTGTGCGAGGCGGCGCCAGTCGGCCTCGAGTTCGCGACCGCATCGCTGCGGGGCAGCGCCGAGTCGCTGCTCCGCGATCTCATGGGCGGCGCGCGGCCGCCGACCGCGCTCTTCTGCTGGCGCGACCGGATGGCCTACTGGTTCCTGGAGGCGTGCGAGTCGCTCGGCATCGACGTGCCGGGGCGGCTCTCGATCGTGGGCTACGACGGCCTGCACTGGCCGGCGGCCACGCGTCACGTCGCCGCGTCCGTCCGTGTGGACCTGGACGCGCTCGCGGAGGCCGCCGTGGGCCTGCTGGACGGCCTCATTCATCGCCGCCACGGCGCGCCCGACGAGGCGCGGGTGCCCGTGGTTCTCTCGCCCGGAACGACACTGGGGCCCGCAAGCGGCCCATGA
- a CDS encoding prepilin-type N-terminal cleavage/methylation domain-containing protein — MPGSAWARPRARGFTLIELLVVIAIIAILAAILFPVFAQAREKARGITCLSNMKQIMLGELMYAQDFDETHSWTWGWDPTWVPWHQQVDPYIKNRQIWECPDDAWGHGQDALDSARPATPVSYSQNFRWPENSWGWGADSPSYLMSPASAADASITSPASTIFIAERPNWYHQWSVGWATEVFWDYSEFTMQGGGASLHSGGGDYAFCDGHAKWMRREAATRPVGRQATDPAQRDPADGPWPNGMWDKRQ, encoded by the coding sequence ATGCCGGGTTCCGCTTGGGCGCGACCCCGCGCGCGCGGGTTCACGCTGATCGAGCTGCTTGTTGTGATCGCGATTATCGCCATTCTGGCTGCCATCCTGTTCCCCGTCTTCGCTCAGGCCCGCGAGAAGGCGCGGGGCATCACCTGCCTCTCCAACATGAAGCAGATCATGCTTGGAGAACTCATGTACGCGCAGGACTTCGACGAGACTCATAGCTGGACGTGGGGTTGGGACCCCACCTGGGTGCCCTGGCACCAGCAGGTCGACCCCTACATTAAGAACCGCCAGATCTGGGAGTGCCCCGACGACGCGTGGGGGCACGGGCAGGACGCCCTCGACAGCGCGCGCCCCGCCACGCCGGTGAGCTACAGCCAGAACTTCCGATGGCCGGAGAACAGCTGGGGCTGGGGCGCCGACTCGCCGAGCTACCTGATGTCGCCGGCCTCCGCTGCCGACGCCTCCATCACGAGCCCGGCCAGCACCATCTTCATCGCGGAGCGGCCGAACTGGTACCACCAGTGGAGCGTGGGCTGGGCCACGGAGGTGTTCTGGGACTACTCCGAGTTCACGATGCAGGGCGGCGGCGCCTCGCTCCACTCGGGTGGGGGCGACTACGCCTTCTGCGATGGCCACGCCAAGTGGATGCGCCGGGAGGCCGCTACCCGGCCGGTGGGTCGCCAGGCCACCGATCCGGCTCAGCGCGACCCGGCCGACGGCCCCTGGCCGAACGGCATGTGGGACAAGCGCCAGTGA